The Spirosoma radiotolerans genome has a window encoding:
- a CDS encoding serine hydrolase domain-containing protein has product MKFFHVLARISIFIGLTACNRLSNDPAATYIYQLPEQFSDGWSVASLKSQQVDPKPIEDLTNQILREQYHNIHSLLIVRNGKLVYENYFNGYTQAIPENIYSATKSITSLLVGIALDKHLINRIEDKVLDYFPQYADLPNLTTAKKQLTIRDLLTMSSGLECNDDDPQSPGNESTMYHSSDWVHYTLSLPMKADPGTLTAYCTGGVAVLGGILERATGQTIDEFAQASLWTPLGIQSIRWDRMPTGQVNTSGRMFIRPRDMAKLGQLVLNQGKWQGQQVVSADWVRESTRQQVVLRDQEYGYLWWRRSFLMDGKTVPAYYASGNGGQYIVVIPSENMVVVSTAGNLNSAFTAQVFGMIRFGILPALL; this is encoded by the coding sequence TTCTCAGATGGTTGGTCAGTGGCTTCGCTCAAAAGCCAGCAAGTCGATCCCAAGCCCATTGAGGATTTAACCAATCAGATTCTGAGGGAACAATATCATAATATTCATAGCTTACTCATCGTCAGGAACGGCAAACTGGTTTACGAAAACTACTTCAATGGCTATACTCAAGCCATTCCCGAAAACATTTACTCGGCCACCAAAAGCATCACCTCCCTGCTAGTTGGTATTGCGCTTGACAAACACCTGATTAACCGGATTGAGGATAAAGTATTGGATTATTTTCCCCAATACGCTGATTTACCCAACCTGACTACCGCCAAAAAGCAACTTACCATCCGGGATTTGCTGACAATGAGTTCAGGCCTGGAATGTAATGATGATGACCCCCAATCGCCCGGTAATGAATCAACGATGTACCACTCCTCGGATTGGGTTCACTATACGCTTAGTTTACCCATGAAGGCTGATCCGGGTACACTAACAGCCTATTGCACAGGAGGAGTCGCTGTCTTGGGTGGTATTCTTGAGCGGGCAACAGGACAAACCATCGACGAGTTTGCCCAGGCCTCTTTGTGGACCCCGCTAGGTATCCAGTCCATTCGCTGGGATCGTATGCCCACCGGTCAGGTCAATACCAGTGGGCGTATGTTTATTCGACCACGCGACATGGCCAAACTTGGGCAATTGGTTCTGAATCAAGGCAAATGGCAGGGGCAGCAAGTTGTGTCCGCCGACTGGGTAAGGGAATCGACTCGCCAACAGGTGGTTCTGCGCGATCAGGAATACGGGTATTTATGGTGGCGTAGGTCATTCCTGATGGATGGTAAAACGGTTCCTGCTTACTATGCGTCGGGCAATGGCGGGCAGTATATTGTCGTTATTCCGAGCGAAAATATGGTCGTTGTTTCTACAGCGGGGAATTTGAATTCCGCCTTTACGGCGCAAGTATTTGGTATGATCCGCTTTGGCATTCTTCCCGCTTTGTTATGA